From the genome of Leptodactylus fuscus isolate aLepFus1 chromosome 1, aLepFus1.hap2, whole genome shotgun sequence, one region includes:
- the TLR3 gene encoding toll-like receptor 3 codes for MGPAYISTAHVLFTIYIIIIVPIMAENRCKVTTEKADCSHLELYTIPSDLPSTIEILDLSHNRLKTLPAANLSRYDKLQHLDVGYNTLHVLDTVLCQQLPGLKILNLQHNEFNKIPEKAFFYCPGLAELRLNSNGIKDITGNPFESLQSLRVLDMSHNKMTSTALGDKEQLSNLSELLYSHNMINVLKKEDFTFLGNSSLQKLDLSSNPVKEIQSNCFQQLSSLHTLTMANMTLGSKLTEDLCSQLADTKINVLILLNTQLTRIHNTTFKGLESTNLIHLDISKNSLSQIDNNSFIYLHHLRSLNLEENQVSHLMSKAFNGLSNLTYMNLKNFFSSSKDSTIDDLSFQWLQNLQYLNMEQNKKMYFSEYTFTGLINLTKLDLGGCLFPTITNKTFSSLSKSPLMSLNLTKTSITKIESRAFYGLELLEVLDLGINQINQYLTGQEFEGLRKIKQIYLSYNRQLTVTSNSFCNIPTLEKLNLRKTALMFKSSSRSPFSCLHNLTLLDLGNNNIANIDEDFLSGLYNLRILSLQHNNLARLWKKANPGGPVLFLKGLRRLEVLDLLSNGFDEIPDEAFKDLSNLTILNLGENNLYILPPSLFQDQRSLIALDLHKNIITSVEENIFKNVFSNLKNLSMGNNPFDCTCGSIAWFANWLNTTNTSVPGWDSQYICNTPTNYHGVLVVNFDNSPCKDHAPFKPLFILSFVVTSSLMILVLLLHFHGWTIRFYLNVLESRILGFQETDPSNQNFEYDAYIIHAREDESWVQRYLLPFEKDNSNVNFCFEGRDFEGGLSQLQLIVNSIQNSRKVIFVITHYFLNDPWCRRFKIQHAVRQAIEQRRDSIILLFLEDIPDYKLNHTIHLRRGMFKSRYILEWPVQKERIHAFKQKLQIALG; via the exons ATGGGACCTGCCTACATATCCACTGCCCATGTGCTATTCACTATATACATCATAATCATTGTACCCATCATGGCTGAAAATCGTTGTAAGGTCACAACAGAGAAAGCTGACTGTAGTCACCTGGAATTATACACCATACCTTCCGACCTTCCGTCAACCATTGAGATCCTAGACCTTTCTCACAATCGGCTAAAGACGCTGCCTGCAGCCAATCTCTCCAGATATGACAAACTTCAGCATCTGGATGTTGGGTATAATACTCTCCATGTTCTAGATACTGTCTTATGTCAACAACTACCAGGTCTTAAGATACTAAACCTGCAGCACAATgaatttaacaagattcccgagaAAGCCTTCTTTTACTGCCCTGGTCTTGCTGAGTTGCGACTAAATTCGAATGGAATAAAAGATATTACTGGGAACCCCTTTGAAAGTTTGCAG AGCTTACGCGTTCTTGATATGTCTCACAACAAAATGACGTCTACAGCTTTAGGAGACAAAGAGCAGCTATCAAACCTCTCTGAGCTTCTATATTCACATAATATGATCAACGTACTGAAGAAAGAGGATTTTACGTTTCTCGGGAACAGCTCTTTGCAAAAGCTTGATCTTTCATCCAACCCTGTAAAAGAG aTTCAATCGAACTGTTTTCAACAACTAAGCTCTCTTCATACACTCACAATGGCCAACATGACACTTGGATCCAAGTTAACAGAAGATCTTTGCTCACAGTTGGCGGACACAAAAATCAATGTCCTTATTCTGCTTAACACTCAACTTACAAGAATACATAATACAACATTCAAAGGCTTAGAGTCCACAAATCTAATACACCTTGATATTTCCAAAAACAGTTTGTCACAGATCGATAATAATTCTTTTATCTACTTGCATCATTTGAGAAGCCTAAACTTGGAAGAAAACCAAGTCAGTCATCTCATGTCCAAAGCTTTCAATGGCTTGTCAAACCTGACGTACATGAACTTAAAGAATTTTTTTAGCAGTTCAAAGGATTCTacaattgatgacttatcattCCAATGGCTTCAGAACCTGCAATACCTAAACatggaacaaaataaaaaaatgtactttTCTGAATATACCTTTACTGGCCTGATAAACTTAACCAAATTAGACCTCGGAGGATGCTTGTTTCCAACTAttacaaataaaacattttcATCTCTTTCAAAGTCTCCCTTAATGTCATTGAATCTGACAAAAACAAGCATAACCAAGATAGAATCTAGAGCTTTTTATGGTCTGGAGCTCCTCGAAGTGCTTGACTTAGGCATCAACCAGATTAACCAATACCTTACTGGGCAGGAATTTGAAGGCCTTCGCAAAATTAAACAGATATATCTTTCATATAACAGACAATTGACTGTAACAAGTAACTCATTTTGTAATATTCCAACCCTTGAAAAGCTGAACCTCAGGAAAACGGCCTTAATGTTTAAAAGCTCAAGCAGGTCTCCTTTTAGCTGTCTACACAACCTAACACTTCTGGATCTTGGTAACAACAACATCGCTAACATAGACGAAGATTTTTTAAGTGGTCTTTATAATCTAAGAATTCTAAGTTTACAACACAACAACCTTGCCCGATTATGGAAAAAGGCAAATCCTggtggtcctgtcttatttctaAAAGGGCTCCGCAGACTGGAAGTACTTGACCTGCTTTCCAATGGTTTTGATGAGATACCGGATGAAGCCTTTAAGGATCTTTCAAATTTAACTATTTTGAACTTGGGGGAGAATAATCTTTACATACTGCCGCCATCTTTGTTTCAGGATCAAAGGTCACTTATTGCACTGGACTTACATAAAAACATAATAACATCAGTGGAAgaaaatattttcaaaaatgtttttagtaATCTCAAAAATTTAAGCATGGGCAATAACCCATTTGATTGTACATGTGGAAGCATAGCTTGGTTTGCCAATTGGCTTAATACAACAAATACAAGTGTCCCAGGCTGGGACTCACAGTATATTTGTAATACTCCCACCAATTACCATGGTGTTTTGGTCGTGAACTTTGATAATTCACCTTGCAAGGACCATGCTCCTTTTAAGCCACTATTTATTCTCAGCTTTGTTGTTACAAGTTCCCTTATGATTTTGGTTTTGCTGCTACACTTTCACGGATGGACAATAAGGTTTTACTTGAATGTTTTGGAGAGCAGAATACTTGGATTTCAAGAAACAGACCCAAGTAACCAAAACTTTGAATATGATGCTTATATCATTCATGCTAGGGAAGATGAGTCTTGGGTCCAGCGATATCTGCTTCCATTTGAAAAAGACAACAGCAATGTTAATTTCTGTTTCGAGGGAAGAGACTTTGAAGGTGGATTATCACAACTACAGCTGATTGTCAACAGCATCCAAAATAGCAGAAAGGTCATCTTTGTTATAACACATTATTTCCTAAATGACCCGTGGTGTAGAAG GTTCAAGATTCAACATGCTGTCCGGCAAGCTATTGAGCAGAGGCGGGACTCCATCATTCTGTTATTTCTGGAGGACATTCCAGATTATAAACTAAATCATACCATACATTTGAGAAGAGGAATGTTCAAATCCAGATACATTCTAGAGTGGCCTGTGCAGAAAGAGAGGATACATGCTTTCAAACAAAAATTACAAATTGCTCTAGGTTGA